In one Anaerolineae bacterium genomic region, the following are encoded:
- a CDS encoding glycogen synthase, with amino-acid sequence MRVMFLAAEAVPFFKVGGLGDVVGSLPRALQALEPDWDIRLVLPLHDHLDRERFPLEPVAAFTVPHRNGPILAEAYTTAWDLPVYFISGAPILLESSVYAAHPSQDGPKYAYFSLAALELARTLGWMPDVLHAHDWHTAPAVYAVALRREHAPFWAHTRTVLTVHNLPYMGQGAGPALQAFGLPPAPDDSGLPEWARVLPLPLGLWAADAITTVSPTYAREILTPEHGCGLEAFLRARADRLTGILNGLDTTSWDPAQDPEVPHPFSPEDLSPREENRQALRDEVGLPHPAGRVPILGAVSRLTEQKGMDLLPAALSRLEAYPWQAVLLGAGDEEIATAWQALDKRYPERVKVILGYNPGLARRIYAGADMLLIPSRYEPCGLVQMMAMRYGCVPVAHETGGLADTVLDYDLAPRRSTGFLFPEATAKSLAFALRRAFAVFADPRRWRALQRRGMRRDFSWQASARAYAQLYRALAR; translated from the coding sequence ATGCGTGTGATGTTTCTCGCCGCCGAAGCCGTGCCCTTCTTCAAAGTAGGTGGATTAGGCGATGTGGTCGGTTCCCTGCCCCGCGCTCTCCAGGCCCTGGAGCCGGATTGGGACATCCGGCTGGTGCTCCCCCTGCACGACCATCTGGACCGGGAACGCTTCCCGCTGGAGCCCGTGGCCGCCTTCACCGTCCCCCATCGCAACGGGCCCATCCTCGCCGAAGCCTACACCACCGCCTGGGACCTCCCTGTGTATTTCATCAGCGGCGCGCCCATCCTGCTGGAAAGCAGCGTGTACGCCGCCCACCCTTCCCAGGACGGGCCTAAATACGCCTACTTCTCCCTGGCCGCGCTGGAACTGGCCCGCACGCTGGGGTGGATGCCCGATGTGCTCCACGCCCACGACTGGCACACCGCGCCCGCCGTCTATGCCGTGGCCCTGCGCCGGGAGCACGCCCCCTTCTGGGCGCATACCCGCACCGTGCTCACCGTGCACAACCTGCCCTACATGGGCCAGGGGGCTGGCCCGGCGTTGCAGGCCTTTGGCCTGCCCCCCGCGCCGGACGACAGCGGCCTGCCGGAGTGGGCCCGCGTGCTTCCTCTCCCGCTGGGCCTGTGGGCGGCCGACGCCATCACCACCGTCTCCCCCACCTACGCCCGCGAAATCCTCACCCCGGAACACGGCTGCGGCCTGGAAGCCTTCCTCCGCGCCCGCGCCGACCGGTTGACGGGCATCCTCAACGGGCTAGACACCACCTCCTGGGACCCGGCCCAAGACCCCGAGGTCCCGCACCCCTTCAGCCCGGAGGATCTGTCCCCCCGAGAGGAGAACCGCCAGGCCTTGCGGGACGAAGTGGGGCTTCCCCATCCTGCGGGGCGGGTTCCCATCCTGGGGGCAGTCAGCCGCCTGACCGAACAGAAGGGCATGGACCTCCTTCCCGCGGCCCTGTCTCGGCTGGAAGCGTACCCCTGGCAGGCCGTGCTGCTGGGCGCGGGCGACGAAGAGATCGCCACCGCGTGGCAGGCCCTGGACAAGCGCTACCCGGAACGGGTGAAGGTGATCCTGGGCTACAACCCCGGCCTGGCGCGGCGCATCTACGCCGGCGCGGACATGCTGCTCATCCCCTCACGGTACGAACCGTGCGGCCTGGTGCAAATGATGGCCATGCGCTACGGCTGCGTGCCCGTGGCCCACGAGACCGGCGGCCTGGCCGACACGGTGCTGGACTACGACCTGGCACCGCGGCGCAGCACGGGGTTCCTCTTCCCCGAGGCCACGGCCAAATCCCTGGCTTTCGCCCTTCGGCGGGCCTTCGCCGTGTTCGCCGACCCGCGCCGCTGGCGGGCCCTGCAACGCCGGGGAATGCGCCGCGATTTCTCCTGGCAGGCCTCCGCCCGGGCTTATGCGCAACTTTACCGCGCCCTCGCCCGCTAA